From one Lycium ferocissimum isolate CSIRO_LF1 chromosome 5, AGI_CSIRO_Lferr_CH_V1, whole genome shotgun sequence genomic stretch:
- the LOC132057792 gene encoding uncharacterized protein LOC132057792 translates to MNSNQQVTLKLTFFDSGKMLITTLVYAKCDVVDRLEPWDNIYSLSSSMNAPWLVGGDFNVILHKEEKIGGLPVHLTEVEDFAFCKNSCDQLDIDFRGSPFTWWNGRVGKIAYSKDRTDFSQ, encoded by the coding sequence ATGAACTCTAATCAGCAGGTTACTCTCAAGCTTACTTTCTTTGACAGTGGCAAAATGTTAATCACTACCTTAGTGTATGCAAAGTGTGATGTTGTGGATAGATTGGAACCGTGGGataatatctattctttatcaagCAGCATGAATGCTCCATGGTTGGTAGGTGGAGACTTCAATGTCATTTTACATAAAGAAGAGAAGATAGGTGGTTTGCCTGTTCACTTAACTGAGGTTGAGGATTTTGCGTTTTGCAAAAACTCTTGTGACCAGCTGGATATTGACTTTAGGGGCAGTCCctttacttggtggaatggtagagTGGGGAAGATTGCATATTCAAAAGATCGGACAGATTTTAGTCAATAA